One segment of Amycolatopsis alba DSM 44262 DNA contains the following:
- a CDS encoding TrmH family RNA methyltransferase: protein MAELITVDDPGDPRLDDFRDLSTADRRPDRPGGRGFVIAEGTVVVERLLKSRYPVRALLGVERRFRELGDDLDGVDAPGYVTSAETMAEVVGFHLNRGVLAVADRPVPPPTVESVIDGARVLAVLEGVGDHENLGSLFRNAAALGVDGVLLGGGCSDPLYRRSVRVSMGHVLRVPFATFGSWPQDLELLRERGFRIAALTPRADSVSLRQLRDQTLEKVALMLGAEGPGLTEEAIAAADVAVRIPMPEGVDSLNVATAGAIAFYETRPPLS from the coding sequence GTGGCTGAACTGATCACCGTCGACGACCCCGGCGACCCGCGGCTCGACGATTTCCGCGACTTGTCCACAGCCGATCGGCGGCCCGATCGGCCAGGTGGGCGTGGCTTCGTGATCGCCGAGGGCACCGTCGTCGTCGAGCGCCTGCTCAAGTCCCGGTATCCGGTCCGCGCCCTGCTCGGTGTGGAGCGACGGTTCCGGGAATTGGGCGACGACCTGGACGGCGTCGACGCCCCCGGCTACGTGACCTCGGCCGAGACGATGGCCGAAGTGGTCGGCTTCCACCTGAATCGCGGGGTGCTGGCCGTCGCGGACCGGCCCGTCCCGCCGCCGACGGTCGAGAGCGTCATCGACGGCGCGCGGGTGCTCGCGGTGCTCGAAGGCGTCGGTGACCACGAGAATCTCGGTTCGCTGTTCCGCAACGCGGCCGCGCTCGGTGTCGACGGGGTCCTGCTCGGCGGCGGTTGTTCGGACCCGTTGTACCGGCGCAGCGTCCGCGTTTCGATGGGACACGTGCTGCGTGTCCCGTTCGCCACGTTCGGGTCCTGGCCACAGGACCTGGAACTACTGAGGGAACGCGGTTTCCGTATCGCGGCCCTCACTCCTCGTGCGGATTCCGTTTCGCTGCGCCAGTTACGGGACCAAACACTGGAGAAGGTCGCGTTGATGCTGGGTGCGGAAGGCCCCGGCCTGACCGAGGAGGCCATCGCCGCCGCCGACGTCGCGGTGCGGATCCCGATGCCGGAAGGCGTCGATTCGCTGAATGTCGCCACCGCGGGCGCGATCGCGTTCTACGAGACGCGTCCACCGCTATCGTGA
- a CDS encoding TetR/AcrR family transcriptional regulator has translation MPKIIGRSLEEHRREVRSRVFDVLRGQLYERGFDAITLAGVAAEAGLGRTAMYNHFPDKESLLVAFVEDEATRYVERLTAAVATADTPVAKLSTFVRLQLRVLAEYHLPPGTALASALAPSAYRRISAHADPITGQLREILAEGVPEEDPDVLIPMITAALGSRQVVDVPPERLDDAIEGAVRFVLRAVGMTEDHKD, from the coding sequence GTGCCCAAGATCATCGGCCGGTCGCTGGAGGAACATCGGCGCGAGGTCCGCAGCAGGGTGTTCGACGTCCTGCGCGGGCAGCTGTACGAGCGCGGATTCGACGCGATCACGCTCGCGGGGGTCGCGGCCGAAGCGGGTCTCGGCCGGACGGCGATGTACAACCACTTCCCCGACAAGGAAAGCCTGCTGGTCGCCTTCGTCGAGGACGAGGCGACGCGGTACGTCGAACGGCTGACGGCGGCCGTCGCGACCGCCGACACCCCGGTCGCGAAGCTCTCGACGTTCGTCCGGCTGCAGCTGCGGGTGCTGGCGGAGTACCACCTGCCGCCGGGGACGGCGCTCGCGTCGGCGCTGGCGCCGTCCGCGTACCGGCGGATCAGCGCACACGCCGATCCCATCACCGGCCAGCTGCGGGAGATCCTCGCCGAGGGTGTGCCGGAGGAGGATCCCGACGTGCTGATCCCGATGATCACCGCCGCGCTGGGGAGCCGTCAGGTCGTCGACGTGCCACCCGAACGGCTGGACGACGCGATCGAAGGAGCCGTTCGATTCGTGCTCAGAGCGGTCGGAATGACGGAGGACCACAAAGATTAG
- a CDS encoding glutamate-cysteine ligase family protein encodes MGKNLSADPCELQDRGRYRRKVHRCLDTLARMLTDGSFSFPRKNIGLEVEFNLVDAELRPSMTNTTVLEALDDPSFTTELGQHNLELNVPPRPLAGDSALQLEDDLRAYLDAAGRKADESGASLAMIGILPTLRHEHFDQKWLTNNARYSLLNDRIFAARGERTVLSMEGAPLPGRQPERLRSYSESILPEAACTSVQLHLQVAPEEFAAHWNAAQALAGVQIAVGANSPFLLGKTLWHETRIPLFLQATDTRPEELKNQGVRPRVWFGERWITSIFDLFEENVRYFPGLLPETDREDPIEALDSGQAPKLTELRMHNGTVWRWNRPVYDVVDGLPHLRVENRVLPSGPTVIDMVANAAFFYGAQRALAEADRPVWTQMSFQAAEENMYAGARRGFDAQLYWPGIGWIPPDELVLRVLLPLAHEGLRRSDVSDEARERYLGVIEQRCLTRRTGSAWQREYVLRAEERGAERETALNRMLSRYLELSATGTPVHTWSLEA; translated from the coding sequence ATGGGTAAGAATCTTTCGGCGGACCCCTGTGAACTGCAAGATCGCGGACGTTATCGCCGAAAGGTCCACCGCTGCCTCGACACCTTGGCGCGGATGCTCACCGATGGAAGTTTTTCCTTCCCCCGCAAGAACATCGGGCTCGAAGTCGAATTCAATCTCGTCGACGCCGAGCTGCGCCCGTCGATGACGAACACGACGGTGCTCGAAGCGCTGGACGACCCGTCGTTCACCACCGAACTCGGCCAGCACAACCTGGAGCTCAACGTGCCGCCGCGGCCGCTGGCAGGCGACTCCGCGCTGCAACTGGAGGACGACCTCCGCGCGTACCTGGACGCCGCCGGGCGCAAGGCCGACGAATCCGGCGCCTCGCTGGCGATGATCGGCATCCTCCCGACGTTGCGGCACGAGCATTTCGACCAGAAGTGGCTCACCAACAACGCCCGGTATTCACTGCTCAACGATCGGATCTTCGCCGCGCGCGGCGAGCGCACGGTGCTCTCGATGGAAGGTGCGCCACTGCCCGGCAGGCAACCCGAGCGCCTGCGCAGCTACTCCGAGTCGATCCTGCCCGAGGCCGCCTGCACCTCGGTCCAGCTGCATCTGCAGGTCGCGCCGGAGGAGTTCGCGGCGCATTGGAACGCGGCGCAGGCGCTGGCCGGGGTCCAGATCGCCGTCGGCGCGAATTCGCCGTTCCTGCTCGGCAAGACACTCTGGCACGAGACACGGATCCCGCTGTTCCTGCAGGCCACGGACACCCGGCCGGAGGAGCTGAAGAATCAGGGCGTCCGGCCGCGGGTGTGGTTCGGCGAGCGGTGGATCACGTCGATCTTCGACCTGTTCGAGGAGAACGTCCGGTATTTCCCCGGTCTGCTGCCCGAAACCGACCGGGAAGACCCGATCGAAGCGCTCGACTCCGGCCAGGCCCCGAAACTCACCGAACTCCGGATGCACAACGGCACCGTCTGGCGCTGGAACCGGCCGGTCTACGACGTCGTCGACGGCCTGCCGCATCTGCGGGTGGAGAACCGGGTGCTGCCCTCCGGGCCGACCGTGATCGACATGGTCGCGAACGCCGCCTTCTTCTACGGCGCCCAGCGGGCACTCGCCGAAGCCGACCGTCCAGTGTGGACACAGATGTCGTTCCAGGCGGCCGAGGAGAACATGTACGCGGGGGCGCGACGGGGTTTCGACGCGCAGCTGTACTGGCCGGGGATCGGCTGGATCCCGCCGGACGAACTGGTGCTGCGGGTCCTCCTGCCGCTGGCACACGAGGGGCTGCGCCGATCGGATGTTTCGGACGAGGCGAGAGAGCGCTATCTGGGCGTCATCGAGCAGCGCTGCCTCACCAGGCGGACCGGCTCGGCGTGGCAACGGGAATACGTCCTGCGCGCGGAGGAGCGCGGCGCCGAGCGGGAGACCGCGCTGAACCGGATGCTGAGCCGGTACCTGGAGCTGTCGGCCACCGGCACTCCGGTGCACACCTGGTCGCTGGAGGCTTAA
- a CDS encoding heme oxygenase (biliverdin-producing), giving the protein MPVTTDVASGPFSANLRASTMAAHERANHSEYMNALLGGELSLEGYTRLAVQYYFIYQAIERAADKLAKDPVAGKFVFEELRRLPSLERDLEHLVGPDWRETVRPLPSTERYARRVAEASDWSGGFVAHHYTRYLGDIAGGQVIRRLLERKYEVREAGSLFYHFNLLGSAPKFRDDYRERLNSAPWSEDERAKLIEEAIVAFECNIAVFDELATELDSYRAA; this is encoded by the coding sequence ATGCCGGTGACCACCGACGTCGCATCCGGGCCGTTCTCCGCGAACCTGCGCGCCTCCACCATGGCCGCCCACGAGCGGGCCAACCACTCCGAGTACATGAACGCGCTGCTCGGCGGCGAGCTCTCGCTCGAGGGGTACACCCGGCTGGCCGTCCAGTACTACTTCATCTACCAGGCCATCGAGCGCGCCGCCGACAAGCTGGCGAAGGACCCGGTGGCGGGCAAGTTCGTCTTCGAGGAACTCCGGCGGCTGCCGAGCCTCGAACGCGACCTCGAACACCTCGTCGGCCCGGACTGGCGCGAAACCGTCCGCCCGCTGCCCTCGACCGAGCGCTACGCGCGGCGCGTGGCCGAGGCGTCGGACTGGTCCGGCGGCTTCGTCGCCCACCACTACACCCGCTACCTGGGCGACATCGCCGGCGGGCAGGTCATCCGGCGGCTGCTGGAGCGCAAGTACGAGGTGCGCGAGGCGGGATCGCTGTTCTACCACTTCAATCTGCTGGGCAGCGCGCCCAAGTTCCGGGACGACTACCGCGAACGGCTGAACTCGGCCCCGTGGAGCGAGGACGAGCGCGCGAAGCTGATCGAGGAGGCGATCGTGGCCTTCGAGTGCAACATCGCGGTGTTCGACGAGCTGGCGACCGAGCTGGACTCGTACCGGGCCGCCTGA
- a CDS encoding DUF2537 domain-containing protein, which yields MELRIREGRAVLAGPGGESAREVDPHSLAIGSDLAQALHEWARVASVVGESGTEAVSVVSQRGRQLAQRVAATMGTSVRFVDPVSGERVIIDPPAPAPRSELARRLFGTPDPAGEPTPWLTGLTVSAFVAAVVVVAMLALANTLARETNGWLALLASAVVTAGITPSLWLARRVPIVRWASFGAAAGIVIAWIGVLIVVF from the coding sequence ATGGAATTGCGGATCCGTGAGGGACGCGCGGTGCTGGCCGGGCCGGGCGGCGAAAGCGCGCGCGAGGTGGACCCGCATTCACTCGCGATCGGTTCGGACCTCGCCCAGGCGCTGCACGAATGGGCACGTGTCGCGTCCGTCGTCGGTGAGTCCGGCACCGAAGCCGTTTCCGTGGTCTCCCAGCGAGGCCGTCAGCTCGCCCAGCGGGTCGCCGCCACGATGGGCACCTCGGTGCGGTTCGTCGATCCCGTCTCCGGCGAACGCGTCATCATCGACCCGCCGGCCCCCGCCCCCCGCAGCGAACTCGCGCGGCGGCTCTTCGGCACGCCGGACCCCGCGGGCGAACCGACACCCTGGCTGACCGGGCTGACCGTCTCCGCGTTCGTCGCGGCCGTGGTCGTCGTGGCGATGCTGGCGCTCGCGAACACCCTCGCGCGCGAGACCAACGGCTGGCTCGCGCTGCTCGCGTCCGCCGTCGTGACCGCCGGGATCACGCCGTCACTGTGGCTCGCGCGGCGGGTGCCGATCGTGCGGTGGGCGTCCTTCGGCGCGGCCGCGGGGATCGTGATCGCGTGGATCGGCGTGTTGATCGTCGTCTTCTGA